The window AACTCCAGCTGTGACGCGAAACGCGCGGCCCGCAGCATCCGGAGCGGATCGTCGCCGAAGCTCACCCGCGGATCGCCGGGTGTGCGCAATCGCCGCTCGACGAGGTCTTCGACACCCCCGGTCGGGTCGACGAGGGTGCACGCGGGCACCCTGAGCGCCATCGCGTTCACCGTGAAATCCCGGCGTGCGAGGTCGCCTTCGAGGCTGTCGCCGAATTCGACGGTGGGCTTGCGGGTCACCCCGTCGTAGCTGTCGGCGCGGTAGGTCGTGATCTCGACGCTCTCGCCCTGCACCTTCGCCCCGATCGTGCCGAACGCGCGGCCGATGTCCCACTGCGCGGAGCTGATGGGGGTGACGATCCGCAGGATGTCGTCGGGCGACGCATCGGTGGTGAAGTCGAGGTCGTTCGTCTGCCGCCCCAGGAACGCATCGCGCACCGGTCCTCCCACGACCGAGAGTTCCCGCCCGGCGTCGTCGAACGCGGCAGCGAGGGCCGACACGACCGGTGATGCGGCGAGCGCGCTCAGGCGCGCAAGACCTTCGGCCATGTTGAGCATGGCTTCCACGATATCCGGCGGCTCAGTCGGCGAATCGGAGGAAGCCGGTGAACAGCAGCTCCCGCACACGCGGCAGCAGGTCGGCGCGCAGCTCGCCCGGGTCGACCTCGAGCAGCTGCGCGATCGCGTCGATGAGGGGTCCGACCGCGAGGTCGCCGTCGCTCGCGCCGACGAGGGCGGCGAGCGCCGGATCGACGGGCACGACCCGGCCGAACCCGCCGCCCTGGTGCAGTTCGATGACGGTGGGCGCCTCCTCGCCGGGACGGTGATGGCGGGCCTCGGTCACATCCGGCGCGACGAGAAGAAGGGATGCCGCGAGCGCGGCGTCGCCGGCAGGTCCGTCGCCGAGCGACACGAGCCGTGCGTGTGCCTCGAGCGAAGCGGCGAGGTCTGCGCCGGTGGCCTCGACGGTGCCGCGCACCCGCTCGTACCGCTCCAGGGTGACCCGCCACGACGGGGGTCGGTGCAGCAGCACGTAGCCGAACCCGACCTCGGTGACCCCGCGGCGCGCGAAGTCGTCGAGCCAGGCCTCGATGAGCCGGGCGTACTCCGGCGTTCCGGGTGCCGTGCCGCCGTCGCGGATCCAGAGCTCGGCGTACGCCAGCGGGTCGAGACGCTCGCGTTCGATCACCCAGGCGTCGAGAGCGACGGGGGCGTCGGCGACCCAGCCGCGGACCCGGTCGAGCCCGTCCTCACCGTTGCGGTACTCCCAGTTGCCGAGCAGCTGCGCCACCCCGCCCGGTGCGAGATGCACCCCGAGCCCGGTCACCACCTCTGCGACCAGAGCGTCGCCTACGAGGCCGCCGTCGCGGTATTCGTAGGCCGGCACCCCGTCTACGCGAGGGGTGATGACGAAGGGCGGGTTCGACACGATCCGTTCGAACTGCTCGCCGGGCTCGAGGGGATCGAACAGGCTGCCCAACCGGGTCTCCACGGCCGAGACGTCGTTGAGGAGCGCATTCAGACGGGTGAAGCGAAGGGCCCTCTCGGAGATGTCCGTCGCCACCACCTGACGGGTGCCGCGCCGGAGCCGCAGGGCCTGGATACCGCAGCCGGTGCCGAGATCCAGGCCGCGCTCCGCGCCGCCCTGCACGGAGTCGCCCGGCAGCTGCAGCCGGGCGAGCGTCTGCGACGCGCCGCCGACCCCGAGCACGTGACCCTCGGCGAGTGGCCCGGCGAGGACCGCCTCGTCGAGGTCGCTGGCGATCCACCATTCGCCCTCGCCGTGCTCGTGCACGAACGACTGGGGGCGGATGATGGCGAGCGGCCGCACCGCGGCATCCTCGTCGTCCGCCTTCTCCACCAGCCCGAGGGCGACCAGTCCCTCGATGCCGGTGCGGGGGACGGATGCCGCGACGCGACCGACGGACTCGGTGACGCCCAGCACGAAGAGGCGTCCGAGAACGGCCAGCGGGTCGGTCCGGTCACCGAGGACGGCGACGGCCGGGCCGCGAAGGCCCCGGGCGATGGCTGTGTCGGCCGTCGGTCCCCACGCCGCGCGGAGCGCCTCGGACGTGAACCCGGCGGCGCGCAGGTCGTCGCCGAGGGCCCGGCACCGTACCGGATCGGGCTCGGGAAGCGGCGCGACGGTCGGGCGGGAGGCGGAGCGCATCTGCCCATTCAAGCCGAATCCCTCCGCGCCCGACCGCTCGCCGATCAGCCGCCGCCGGCCGATGGATACGCCGCAGCCCGGAAGGGCATCGGCAACCTCGGAGGACCGGACCGTAGAATCGCACCCGGCCACGGGTCTTCGGTCGCACACAGCGACTCCCGCGGCGACTATCTATGACGCTGAGCCCCTCCCGGTCGCGGGCGAGATCCCGACGCGGCCCGCGCGCCCGATGGAGCGCGGCGGTCGCGACCTTCGCAACCCTGCTCACACTCGTCGCGGCCCCAGCGACCGCGGCCGCCGTGCCCCTCGGAGCGTCCGTCGCGGCGACGCCGCACGGCATTGCCGCCACCCCGGATCCGGCTCCGAGCCCGTCGGACACCCCGGCGCTGTCGGGCGAGGTGACCCTCCTCCTCGCTCCCATCGGCGGCGGCGTGGTGTCGGGCGGTCAGGCCCTGACCGCCTCGGTCTCCGTCGAGAACGGCACCGCGCTTCCCACGGCCGGGGCCGAGGCCATCCTCTCGGTGGGGCTCGAGGCGCTGCCGGACCGCGGCGCCCTCGACGGGTGGCTCTCGGGGAGTGAGGGCTCGACCGTGCAGCAGGCCGGGATCGCTCCGGTCGGTGCGGTCGCGTCGGGAGCGCGGCAGACCGTGTCCGTGACGGTCGCCGCGGACGACCCCGCGCTGGCCGGCAAGGCTCCCGGGGTCTACCCGCTCACCGCACGCATCGCGGGCCCGGAGGGAGAGCTCGAGGCTCGCAGCGTCATCGTGGTGCCCGATCCCGCGGCGACCGCGGCCGTCGCCGCCGTGGTGCCGATCACCGCCCCCGGGCTCTCGACGGGGCTCCTCACCGCCGACGAACTGGCCACCCTCACCGCCGCCGGCGGCGACCTCGACGCCCAGCTCACCGGTGTCGAGGGCACGGCGGCGATCCTCGCGATCGATCCGGCGATCCTCGCCAGCATCCGGGTCCTCGGCGACAGTGCGCCCGAGCAGGCCGTGGAGTGGCTCGACCGGCTGATGTCGCTGCCGAATTCTCGGTTCGCGACGCAGTTCGGCGACGCAGACGTCGCCACGCAGCTGCGGGCGGGGCTCACGGTGCCCCTGCAGCCGACGTCACTGCAGTCGTACATGGACGCCGACGACTTCGCTCCGAGCGATGCCGACGCCGAGGGCGACACCGACGCCGACACAGGCGCAACGGGTGCGCCGAGCGTTGACCCGTCGCCCACGCCCGAGTCCAGTGCGGGGAGCCCCAGCCCCTCGGCGAGCCCGTCCGCGCCCACCGACCCGTCCGCGCCCGACTACCCCGACCTCGGCGAGCTGCTGTCCGTCGGCAACGCCCGCGAGGCGATGTACTGGCCCGCCGGCGATGCCGTCGCCCCCGACACCGTCGCCGCCCTGGCGGCCCTCGGCACCGAGAGCTCGCCCGCGCTCACCCTCGTCCCGTCCGAGCGCACCACCGCGGGGTCGGACGGCACCGCCGTCCCCGCGAGGGGAGACGCCGGCGGCGCGGGGGTCCTCGTCTACGACAGCCGGCTCTCCGACGCGCTGCAGACCGCGTCGCTTCTCGACGACGCCGTTCTGCGAGGCGCGGAACTGGCGACGGCGAGCGCCGAGCTGGCCTTCGCGAAGGCCGATGCTCCCGACGCGGCACTCCTGGTCGCCTTCGACCGCACGTCGTCCCGCTCCTACGTCGCGCTCGATACCGCGATCGCCGCGGCGCTCGAGGCTCCCGGCGTCTCGGCCCTGTCGCTCCCCGGGCTGATCGCCGTGCCGGCATCGTCGGTCGAGGTCACCGCCCTCACTGACGATGCGGCGGCGATCGAGGCCGAGCGTGCCGCCGCGACATCCGCTCTCATCGACGACGAAGCGCGGGTCGGCCGTTTCTCCAGCATCCTGGACGATCCGCAGCTGCTGACCGGACCCGAACGCGCCGAGCTGCTGCAGCTGCTCGGGGTGTCGTGGCTCGCCACCCCCGCCGCCCGCACTCTTGCCCTCACCGACCATCGCGCGGCGACGGAGGAGACCCTCGCGGCGGTCGAGATGCTGCCCCCGAGCACCACGCAGCTGATCAGCGCCGACTCCGCCCTGCGACCCTGGGTGCGCAACGACCTCCCCTGGCCGGTGAATCTCGAGCTGCGCGCGGCGCCCGACGACGTCCGCCTCGACGTGCAGGAGGTGACGGCCTTCACCGTGCCCGCCGGTTCCAACGCACGCGTCGAGGTTCCGGTGCAGGCGCGGCTGGGCAACGGCGAGGTGCGCGTCGACCTGCAGCTGCGCAGTCCGACGCTCGAGCCGATCGGACAGACGCAGTCGGTCGAGGTCGTCGTCAGCGCCGAGTGGGAATCGATCGGGCTCATCGTGCTCGGCACCCTCGTCGGTGTCTTCCTCGTGATCGGGGTGCTGCGCACCATCCGGCGCCTGCGTCGCCGCGAGGCGGCGGCCGACACGGTCCAGACCTCATGAGCGACATCGGGCGCGCCAGCGTCCTCATCGGTGCGGGCACGATCGTGTCGCGCCTGACGGGGCTCCTGCGCAACGTCGTCCTGGTCACCGCGATCGGCTCCGTCGCCAGCCAAGCCGGAGACGCGTTCGCGACGGCGATCAGCATCCCGAACAGCGTCTACGCGATCATCTCGGCCGGGCTCTTGACGGCCGTCATCGTGCCGCAGATCGTTCGCGCGGGCGCTCACCCCGATACCGGCCAGGCGTTCATCTCGAAGCTCGTCACCCTCGCGACGATCATCCTCCTCGCCGCGACGGCCGTGGCGACGGTGCTCGCGCCCTGGCTCGTCGCGCTCTACGCCCCGTCGTACTCCGCAGAGCAGCAGGCACTGGCCGTCGCCTTCGCCTACTGGCTCCTGCCGCAGATCCTCTTCTTCGGGCTGTTCGCGCTGTTCGGCGAGATCCTCAACGCCCGCCGCGTCTTCGGTCCCTACACCTGGGCGCCGATCGTCAACAACGTGGTGTCGATCATCGGCTTCCTGATCTTCCTCGCGCTCTTCGGCGGTCCGGTATCCACGGTCACGTCGTGGACTCCGCAGATGATCGCCCTCCTCGCGGGGAGCGCCACCGCGGGCATCGTCTGCCAGGCCGGGGTGCTGCTGATCTTCTGGCGGCGCGCCGGACTGCGGCTGCGGCCGGATTTCCGCTGGCGCGGGGTCGGCCTTCGAGGGATCGGGCGCCTCGCGGGCTGGACCTTCCTGATGGTGCTCGTCGGACAGCTGGCGGGCTTCGTCCAGTCTCGGGTGATGTCGGAGGCCTCGGGGATCGGTGCCGCCGCGCAGGCGTCCGCGAACGCCTGGCTGATCTTCATGCTCCCCTACTCGATCATCGTCCTCTCGATCGGAACCCCCTATTTCACCCGCCTCAGCGAGCACGCCACGGCCGGTCGCGACGGCGATGTCCGCAGGGACGTCGTCAGCAGCATCCGGACTCTGGGGCTCTTCACCGTGGTCGCCGCCGTCGCGATCGCCGTCGCCGCCGTCCCGGCATCACGGATCTTCACCGACGATGCCGCCCAGGCCGTCGAGGCGTCCGCGGTTCTCTGCGCCTACCTGGTGAGTCTCGTGCCGCTTGCGGTGCTGTTCGTGGTGCAGCGCACCTTCTACGCCTATGACGACACCCGGACACCCTTCTTCTTCACGCTTCTTCAGGGCGGCATCGTCGTCGGCACCGCGTGGACGGCGGGCTTCCTCGTGCAGGCGGGGATCATTCCGCTCACCCTCCTGGCCGCCGCGATCGCCCTGGGGCAATCGAGTGCCACCCTCGTCCAGGTCATCGTGGCCGCCGTGCTGCTTCATCGCCGCATGGATGGCATCGGCGCGCGCTCGTGGACGACAGCCCTTCTGACCTTCGCTCTCGCTGCCCTGCCCGCGGCGGCTGCGGGATGGGGCGTGTACCTGGCGACCGGAGGAGCGGCGGGCTGGATGGTCGCCGACAAGCTGCTCGGCGCTCTCGGGGCCGCGGTGATCGGACTTGTGACCCTCGTCGTGTATCTCGGCGTGCTCGCGCTGTTGCGCACGCCCGACCTGGCGCCCGCGCTGGGGATGGTCAGGCGTTTCCTGCCCGGGAAGAGGTGAATCCGAGCCGGCGCGGGATACCGCTCGTTCACCTCGGGGTTGTGGAATGTCGGGCGTCTACCATGTGTTGAGAACCCCGGAAGCAATCGAAAGGGGCGCGTCGTGCGTCACGTCATCATCATCGGATCAGGCCCTGCCGGGTACACGGCGGCCATCTACGCGGCCCGGGCCAACCTCGAACCGCTCGTCATCGCCAGCTCGGTCGAGGCGGGCGGCGAGCTGATGAACACCACCGAGGTGGAGAACTTCCCCGGGTTCCCCGAGGGCATCCAGGGCCCCGAGCTCATGGCCAAGATGCAGGAGCAGGCCGAGAAGTTCGGCGCTGAAGTCGTCTACGACGATGTCGTGTCGCTCGAGCTCGACGGCGACGTCAAGCGCGTCACCCTCGGAAGCGGCGCCTCGCACGAGGCCGAGTCGATCGTCTTCGCGACCGGGTCGGCCCCTCGCAAGATCGGCATCGAGGGCGAGTCTCGCCTGTCGGGCCGCGGTGTCTCGTACTGCGCCACCTGCGACGGGTTCTTCTTCCGTGAGCGCGTCATCGCCGTCGTCGGTGGCGGTGACTCGGCGATGGAAGAGGCGACGTTCCTGACGAAGTTCGCCTCGAAGGTCTACGTCATCCACCGTCGCGAAGAGCTGCGCGCCTCGAAGATCATGCAGGAGCGTGCCTTCAAGAACGACAAGATCGAGTTCGTGTGGAACAGCGAGGTCGTCGACATCCTTGGCGAGGATGCGGTGAACGGCGTCGTCCTCGAGTCGACTGTCGACGGCTCGCGTCGTGAGCTCGCCCTCGACGGCATCTTCGTCGCGATCGGATACGACCCGCGCGTCCATCTCGTGCACGGCAAGCTCGACCTTACCGACGCGGGGACCGTGTGGGTCGACGGCCGCTCGTCGCGCACGTCGGTTCCCGGCGTTTTCGCCGCCGGCGACGTGATCGACCCCACGTATCGTCAGGCCGTCA of the Microbacterium invictum genome contains:
- a CDS encoding DUF6049 family protein; this encodes MTLSPSRSRARSRRGPRARWSAAVATFATLLTLVAAPATAAAVPLGASVAATPHGIAATPDPAPSPSDTPALSGEVTLLLAPIGGGVVSGGQALTASVSVENGTALPTAGAEAILSVGLEALPDRGALDGWLSGSEGSTVQQAGIAPVGAVASGARQTVSVTVAADDPALAGKAPGVYPLTARIAGPEGELEARSVIVVPDPAATAAVAAVVPITAPGLSTGLLTADELATLTAAGGDLDAQLTGVEGTAAILAIDPAILASIRVLGDSAPEQAVEWLDRLMSLPNSRFATQFGDADVATQLRAGLTVPLQPTSLQSYMDADDFAPSDADAEGDTDADTGATGAPSVDPSPTPESSAGSPSPSASPSAPTDPSAPDYPDLGELLSVGNAREAMYWPAGDAVAPDTVAALAALGTESSPALTLVPSERTTAGSDGTAVPARGDAGGAGVLVYDSRLSDALQTASLLDDAVLRGAELATASAELAFAKADAPDAALLVAFDRTSSRSYVALDTAIAAALEAPGVSALSLPGLIAVPASSVEVTALTDDAAAIEAERAAATSALIDDEARVGRFSSILDDPQLLTGPERAELLQLLGVSWLATPAARTLALTDHRAATEETLAAVEMLPPSTTQLISADSALRPWVRNDLPWPVNLELRAAPDDVRLDVQEVTAFTVPAGSNARVEVPVQARLGNGEVRVDLQLRSPTLEPIGQTQSVEVVVSAEWESIGLIVLGTLVGVFLVIGVLRTIRRLRRREAAADTVQTS
- the trxB gene encoding thioredoxin-disulfide reductase; the protein is MRHVIIIGSGPAGYTAAIYAARANLEPLVIASSVEAGGELMNTTEVENFPGFPEGIQGPELMAKMQEQAEKFGAEVVYDDVVSLELDGDVKRVTLGSGASHEAESIVFATGSAPRKIGIEGESRLSGRGVSYCATCDGFFFRERVIAVVGGGDSAMEEATFLTKFASKVYVIHRREELRASKIMQERAFKNDKIEFVWNSEVVDILGEDAVNGVVLESTVDGSRRELALDGIFVAIGYDPRVHLVHGKLDLTDAGTVWVDGRSSRTSVPGVFAAGDVIDPTYRQAVTAAGSGTVAALDVEHYLAALGEAGAPAPDVAEIDNLPSVNA
- the murJ gene encoding murein biosynthesis integral membrane protein MurJ — translated: MSDIGRASVLIGAGTIVSRLTGLLRNVVLVTAIGSVASQAGDAFATAISIPNSVYAIISAGLLTAVIVPQIVRAGAHPDTGQAFISKLVTLATIILLAATAVATVLAPWLVALYAPSYSAEQQALAVAFAYWLLPQILFFGLFALFGEILNARRVFGPYTWAPIVNNVVSIIGFLIFLALFGGPVSTVTSWTPQMIALLAGSATAGIVCQAGVLLIFWRRAGLRLRPDFRWRGVGLRGIGRLAGWTFLMVLVGQLAGFVQSRVMSEASGIGAAAQASANAWLIFMLPYSIIVLSIGTPYFTRLSEHATAGRDGDVRRDVVSSIRTLGLFTVVAAVAIAVAAVPASRIFTDDAAQAVEASAVLCAYLVSLVPLAVLFVVQRTFYAYDDTRTPFFFTLLQGGIVVGTAWTAGFLVQAGIIPLTLLAAAIALGQSSATLVQVIVAAVLLHRRMDGIGARSWTTALLTFALAALPAAAAGWGVYLATGGAAGWMVADKLLGALGAAVIGLVTLVVYLGVLALLRTPDLAPALGMVRRFLPGKR
- a CDS encoding class I SAM-dependent methyltransferase, which produces MRSASRPTVAPLPEPDPVRCRALGDDLRAAGFTSEALRAAWGPTADTAIARGLRGPAVAVLGDRTDPLAVLGRLFVLGVTESVGRVAASVPRTGIEGLVALGLVEKADDEDAAVRPLAIIRPQSFVHEHGEGEWWIASDLDEAVLAGPLAEGHVLGVGGASQTLARLQLPGDSVQGGAERGLDLGTGCGIQALRLRRGTRQVVATDISERALRFTRLNALLNDVSAVETRLGSLFDPLEPGEQFERIVSNPPFVITPRVDGVPAYEYRDGGLVGDALVAEVVTGLGVHLAPGGVAQLLGNWEYRNGEDGLDRVRGWVADAPVALDAWVIERERLDPLAYAELWIRDGGTAPGTPEYARLIEAWLDDFARRGVTEVGFGYVLLHRPPSWRVTLERYERVRGTVEATGADLAASLEAHARLVSLGDGPAGDAALAASLLLVAPDVTEARHHRPGEEAPTVIELHQGGGFGRVVPVDPALAALVGASDGDLAVGPLIDAIAQLLEVDPGELRADLLPRVRELLFTGFLRFAD